Proteins encoded by one window of Lycium barbarum isolate Lr01 chromosome 11, ASM1917538v2, whole genome shotgun sequence:
- the LOC132616736 gene encoding protein LAZ1-like isoform X1 → MQGIIVLSEHLNRVINGLINNNYSPPVWATLVGGVFVVITLTLSMYLLFEHLSSYKNPEEQMFLIGVILMVPCYAVESFVSLVNPAISVDIGILRDCYESFAMYCFGRYLVACLGGEERAILFMEREGRAASKMPLLEHGSEKGVVKHLFPMNYLLKPWKLGRWVYQVIKFGIVQYMIIKTFTAILAVILEAFGVYCEGDFKWNCGYPYVAVVLNFSQSWALYCLVQFYAITKDELSHIKPLYKFLTFKSIVFLTWWQGVAINLLSTLGLFRSPIAEALQFKSSIQDIIICIEMGVASLVHLYVFPAKPYELMGERYTGDVAVLGDYVSADLPVDPEEVRDSERPTKLRLRQPEIDSKGGMTIRESVKDVFKGGREYIVNDLKFTVTQAVEPVEKGIQKLHKISQNIKKHEKEKRTKDDSCIATSSPARRVIRGIDDPLLHGSISDSGASRKKKHRRKSGYTSAESGGESSSDQSFGGIQVRGRRWVTKD, encoded by the exons ATGCAAGGGATAATAGTATTATCGGAGCATTTGAATCGGGTCATAAATGGCCTTATTAATAATAATTACTCACCACCTGTATGGGCAACACTAGTTGGTGGTGTCTTTGTTGTTATCACTTTAACACTCTCTATGTATCTTCTCTTTGAACATCTCTCTTCTTACAAAAACCCTGag GAGCAAATGTTTTTGATTGGTGTGATTTTGATGGTGCCTTGTTATGCAGTTGAATCA TTTGTGTCATTGGTCAATCCAGCAATTAGTGTTGACATTGGGATATTGCGAGATTGCTATGAATCCTTTGCTATGTACTGCTTTGGGAGGTATCTTGTTGCATGCTTAG GTGGGGAGGAGAGGGCTATACTATTTATGGAGAGGGAAGGACGTGCAGCTTCAAAGATGCCACTACTAGAGCATGGCTCTGAGAAGGGAGTTGTCAAGCATCTTTTTCCGATGAATTACCTTTTAAAGCCATGGAAACTTGGTCGGTGGGTCTACCAAGTTATCAAATTTGGAATCGTCCAATAT ATGATCATAAAAACATTTACCGCTATTTTAGCAGTGATTCTTGAAGCTTTTGGTGTCTATTGTGAAGGAGACTTTAAGTGGAATTGTGG GTATCCCTATGTAGCTGTGGTTTTAAATTTCAGTCAATCATGGGCACTGTATTGCTTAGTACAATTTTATGCCATTACAAAGGATGAATTATCTCACATCAAGCCGCTGTACAAGTTTTTAACGTTCAAATCTATTGTATTCTTAACTTGGTGGCAAGGTGTGGCCATAAATCTTCTCTCTACCCTTGGTTTGTTTCGAAGTCCAATAGCTGAAGCTTTGCAATTTAAATCCAGCATTCAAGATATCATCATATGCATCGAG ATGGGTGTTGCTTCTTTAGTTCATCTTTATGTCTTCCCAGCAAAGCCATACGAACTGATGGGAGAGCGCTATACTGGGGATGTTGCTGTTCTTGGGGATTATGTGTCTGCGGACTTGCCAGTAGATCCTGAGGAAGTTAGAGACAGTGAGCGTCCGACCAAATTACGTCTTCGTCAACCTGAAATTGATAGTAAGGGCGGAATGACAATTAGAGAAAGCGTTAAGGACGTCTTTAAGGGAGGTCGAGAATAT ATAGTGAATGATTTGAAATTCACGGTAACCCAAGCAGTGGAGCCTGTAGAGAAAGGAATTCAAAAATTGCATAAGATCTCTCAGAACATAAAGAAACATGAGAAAGAGAAGCGAACGAAGGATGACAGTTGCATTGCAACATCATCTCCAGCACGGAGAGTCATACGTGGGATAGATGATCCCCTTTTACATGGAAGCATTAGTGACAGTGGAGCTTCAAGGAAAAAGAAGCATCGTCGGAAATCTGGATATACCAGTGCAGAAAGTGGTGGAGAAAGTAGCAGTGATCAGAGCTTTGGTGGTATCCAAGTTCGTGGCCGAAGATGGGTTACTAAGGATTAG
- the LOC132616736 gene encoding protein LAZ1-like isoform X2 codes for MQGIIVLSEHLNRVINGLINNNYSPPVWATLVGGVFVVITLTLSMYLLFEHLSSYKNPEEQMFLIGVILMVPCYAVESFVSLVNPAISVDIGILRDCYESFAMYCFGRYLVACLGGEERAILFMEREGRAASKMPLLEHGSEKGVVKHLFPMNYLLKPWKLGRWVYQVIKFGIVQYMIIKTFTAILAVILEAFGVYCEGDFKWNCGYPYVAVVLNFSQSWALYCLVQFYAITKDELSHIKPLYKFLTFKSIVFLTWWQGVAINLLSTLGLFRSPIAEALQFKSSIQDIIICIEYRWVLLL; via the exons ATGCAAGGGATAATAGTATTATCGGAGCATTTGAATCGGGTCATAAATGGCCTTATTAATAATAATTACTCACCACCTGTATGGGCAACACTAGTTGGTGGTGTCTTTGTTGTTATCACTTTAACACTCTCTATGTATCTTCTCTTTGAACATCTCTCTTCTTACAAAAACCCTGag GAGCAAATGTTTTTGATTGGTGTGATTTTGATGGTGCCTTGTTATGCAGTTGAATCA TTTGTGTCATTGGTCAATCCAGCAATTAGTGTTGACATTGGGATATTGCGAGATTGCTATGAATCCTTTGCTATGTACTGCTTTGGGAGGTATCTTGTTGCATGCTTAG GTGGGGAGGAGAGGGCTATACTATTTATGGAGAGGGAAGGACGTGCAGCTTCAAAGATGCCACTACTAGAGCATGGCTCTGAGAAGGGAGTTGTCAAGCATCTTTTTCCGATGAATTACCTTTTAAAGCCATGGAAACTTGGTCGGTGGGTCTACCAAGTTATCAAATTTGGAATCGTCCAATAT ATGATCATAAAAACATTTACCGCTATTTTAGCAGTGATTCTTGAAGCTTTTGGTGTCTATTGTGAAGGAGACTTTAAGTGGAATTGTGG GTATCCCTATGTAGCTGTGGTTTTAAATTTCAGTCAATCATGGGCACTGTATTGCTTAGTACAATTTTATGCCATTACAAAGGATGAATTATCTCACATCAAGCCGCTGTACAAGTTTTTAACGTTCAAATCTATTGTATTCTTAACTTGGTGGCAAGGTGTGGCCATAAATCTTCTCTCTACCCTTGGTTTGTTTCGAAGTCCAATAGCTGAAGCTTTGCAATTTAAATCCAGCATTCAAGATATCATCATATGCATCGAG TACAGATGGGTGTTGCTTCTTTAG